In Pyrus communis chromosome 8, drPyrComm1.1, whole genome shotgun sequence, one genomic interval encodes:
- the LOC137742726 gene encoding probable transmembrane GTPase FZO-like, chloroplastic produces the protein MVPLVSLHTSTTQPLLYTPTATQSLQPHLSRTKAHPPRRTQFLISSISQNSHGFTSQNPQPPQAQPPRTQFPGGFKRPEVRVPNVVLQLDPDEVLAGEDALDLVDKAVSKWVGVLVLNGRDSSGGRLYEAACKLKSVIRDRAYLLISERVDIAAAANAGGVLLSDQGLPTIVARSTMMASKSDSVVLPLVARYVQDIDGAINASNSEGADFLIYDIAGQENILLALNSLFKTVKIPIFVTFTSYNALYKEGPALLKSGAGGLVTSLKDFRLLDDEALSKLFDIVYMLNSETQDEVEGLSKLTYLDAHDGPINSTSVAGFLKLEDREKKFIEAERSVLLKAINVIQKAAPLMEEVSLLVDAVSQIDEPFLLVIVGEFNSGKSTVINALLGNKYLKDGVVPTTNEITFLRYTEMDAGEEQRCERPPDGQYICYLPAPILKEMNVVDTPGTNVILQRQQRLTEEFVPRADLLLFVISADRPLTESEVAFLRYTQQWKKKVVFVLNKSDIYRNAHELEEAMSFIKKNTQKLLNTEHVTLFPVSARSALEAKLSASMFGKDYAELSTSDAQWKSSNFSELENFLYSFLDGSTSTGMERMKIKLETPVAIAEKLLSACETLVTQDCRYAKQDLASIKDIVGSVKNYAVKMENESIAWRRRILSVIDITKSRVVELIEATLQLSNLDLVANYVFKGEKSSTIATTLRVQNDVMGPAFSDVQKQLAEYVTWLQSDSACEGRMYAEMFEKRWPSFVYPYGGVHSENSLKKVNKLSLKVIEGFSTSAASKLFDQEIREVSLATFGGLGAAGLSASLLTSVLPTTLEDLLALGLASAGGLLVISKFPSRRQEMIEKVKRTADALAREVEEAMQNDLSEAIGNMEIFVKNVSQPYQDTAQQRLDKLLELQDEISNVDKQLQTLRIEIQNLHVS, from the exons CCCCAACCGCCACCCAATCTCTCCAACCCCACCTCTCCCGAACCAAAGCCCATCCTCCACGACGAACCCAATTTCTCATTTCATCGATCTCCCAGAACTCTCATGGATTCACCAGCCAAAACCCCCAACCCCCGCAAGCTCAGCCGCCGAGAACCCAGTTCCCAGGTGGGTTCAAGCGCCCGGAGGTTAGGGTCCCCAATGTCGTGCTCCAATTGGACCCCGACGAAGTCCTTGCCGGCGAGGATGCTTTGGATCTGGTAGACAAGGCGGTGTCGAAGTGGGTCGGGGTTCTGGTGCTTAATGGTCGTGATTCAAGCGGCGGCAGGCTCTATGAAGCCGCCTGTAAGCTGAAGTCGGTGATTAGAGACCGCGCTTACTTGTTGATCTCCGAGAGGGTCGATATCGCCGCGGCAGCTAATGCTGGTGGAGTTTTGCTCTCCGATCAAG GTCTTCCTACCATTGTAGCAAGAAGCACAATGATGGCATCTAAATCTGATTCGGTTGTCCTTCCTTTGGTGGCAAGATACGTGCAAGATATAGATGGTGCCATAAATGCATCCAACTCTGAAGGAGCTGACTTTCTTATATACGATATTGCCGGACAGGAAAATATTCTTCTGGCACTCAACAGTCTGTTTAAAACTGTAAAGATACCAATATTTGTCACGTTCACTTCTTATAACGCCTTATATAAGGAGGGGCCAGCATTATTGAAATCTGGCGCTGGTGGATTAGTTACGTCTTTGAAAGATTTCCGGCTGCTTGATGATGAGGCTTTGAGCAAATTGTTTGACATCGTGTACATGCTGAATAGTGAAACACAAGATGAAGTTGAAGGCTTAAGTAAGCTCACGTATTTGGATGCCCATGATGGTCCCATCAACAGTACAAGTGTTGCTGGTTTTCTTAAATTGGAGGATAGAGAAAAAAAGTTCATAGAAGCAGAAAGATCAGTGTTGCTTAAAGCAATAAATGTCATCCAGAAAGCTGCTCCACTG ATGGAGGAGGTTTCACTTCTCGTTGATGCGGTTTCTCAAATTGATGAGCCATTTTTACTGGTTATAGTG GGTGAATTTAACTCTGGCAAGTCAACTGTTATTAATGCCCTGCTCGGGAATAAATATCTTAAAGACGGGGTTGTTCCTACAACTAATGAGATTACTTTCTTACGGTATACTGAGATGGATGCTGGTGAGGAACAGCGTTGTGAAAGGCCTCCAGATGGTCAATATATATGCTACCTTCCTGCTCCGATTCTTAAAGAA ATGAACGTTGTTGATACACCTGGAACTAATGTGATTCTCCAGAGGCAACAACGCCTTACTGAGGAATTTGTGCCCCGTGCTGATCTGCTTCTTTTTGTTATCTCTGCTGATCGCCCGTTAACTGAAAGTGAG GTTGCGTTTCTTCGTTATACTCAGCAATGGAAGAAGAAAGTTGTGTTTGTCTTGAATAAATCTGATATCTACCGCAATGCCCATGAG CTTGAGGAAGCTATGTCATTCATCAAGAAGAATACACAAAAACTTTTGAATACTGAACATGTGACTTTATTTCCTGTGTCTGCACGCTCTGCACTTGAAGCAAAACTTTCAGCTTCTATGTTTGGGAAAGATTATGCAGAACTATCGACATCTGATGCTCAGTGGAAAAGTAGTAATTTCTCTGAACTTGAGAATTTCTTGTATAGTTTCTTAGATGGGTCAACAAGCACAGGAATGGAAAGAATGAAAATTAAACTGGAAACACCGGTAGCAATTGCAGAAAAGCTACTTTCTGCTTGTGAAACTCTTGTGACACAGGACTGCCGATATGCCAAGCAGGACTTGGCCTCAATAAAAGATATAGTTGGCAGTGTTAAGAACTATGCAGTTAAGATGGAAAATGAAAGCATCGCTTGGAGAAGAAGAATTTTATCTGTG ATTGATATTACAAAATCACGTGTTGTTGAACTCATAGAAGCTACTCTGCAATTATCAAATCTTGATCTTGTTGCTAACTATGTTTTCAAAGGGGAAAAATCCTCCACGATTGCTACCACCTTGAGGGTTCAAAATGACGTAATGGGTCCTGCATTTTCAGATGTGCAA AAACAACTTGCAGAATATGTGACATGGTTGCAATCAGACAGTGCTTGTGAAGGAAGGATGTATGCAGAAATGTTTGAAAAACGTTGGCCTTCATTTGTCTATCCATACGGTGGGGTGCATTCGGAGAATTCGCTGAAGAAAGTAAACAAACTCAGCTTGAAAGTGATAGAGGGCTTCAGTACCAGTGCTGCTTCCAAATTGTTTGATCAAGAAATACGTGAAGTG TCTCTGGCAACTTTTGGTGGACTTGGAGCGGCTGGTTTATCTGCTTCACTTCTGACGTCTGTGCTGCCGACCACATTAGAAGATCTTCTTGCTCTTGGTCTTGCCTCAGCTGGCGG GTTACTAGTAATCTCAAAATTTCCATCTCGTCGGCAAGAGATGATAGAGAAGGTGAAAAGGACTGCAGATGCCTTGGCACGTGAAGTTGAAGAGGCCATGCAGAATGATCTTTCTGAAGCTATTGGAAATATGGAAATCTTCGTGAAGAACGTTAGCCAGCCTTACCAAGATACTGCGCAGCAGAGACTAGACAAACTCCTAGAGCTTCAAGATGAAATATCCAATGTTGATAAACAACTTCAAACACTTCGAATCGAAATCCAAAATCTTCACGTATCGTGA